One window of Bos indicus isolate NIAB-ARS_2022 breed Sahiwal x Tharparkar chromosome 18, NIAB-ARS_B.indTharparkar_mat_pri_1.0, whole genome shotgun sequence genomic DNA carries:
- the NQO1 gene encoding NAD(P)H dehydrogenase [quinone] 1, which translates to MAVRKALIVLAHSERTSFNYAMKEAAIEALKRKGWEVTVSDLYAMNFNPVISRKDITGKLKDPGNFQYPAETVLAYKEGRLSPDIVAEQKKLEAADLVIFQFPLQWFGVPAILKGWFERVLIGEFAYKYAAMYDKGPFRNKKAVLSITTGGSGSMYSLHGIHGDMNIILWPIQSGTLHFCGFQVLEPQLTYSIGHTPEDARVQILEGWKKRLENIWDEMPLYFAPSSLFDLNFQAGFLMKKEVQDEQKSKKFGLSVGHHLGKSIPMDNQIKAIK; encoded by the exons ATGGCTG TCAGAAAAGCACTGATCGTACTGGCCCACTCAGAGAGGACGTCCTTCAACTATGCCATGAAGGAGGCTGCCATAGAGGCTTTGAAGAGGAAAGGATGGGAGGTCACTGTGTCGGACCTGTATGCCATGAACTTCAATCCCGTCATCTCCAGAAAGGACATCACAG GTAAACTGAAGGACCCCGGGAACTTTCAGTATCCTGCCGAGACTGTTTTAGCTTATAAAGAAGGCCGTCTGAGCCCAGATATTGTGGCCGAACAAAAGAAGCTGGAAGCTGCAGACCTTGTGATTTTTCAG TTTCCCCTGCAGTGGTTTGGAGTCCCTGCCATCCTGAAAGGCTGGTTTGAGCGGGTGCTCATAGGGGAGTTCGCTTACAAGTATGCTGCCATGTATGATAAGGGGCCTTTTCGG AATAAGAAGGCAGTGCTTTCCATCACCACTGGTGGCAGCGGCTCCATGTACTCTCTGCATGGTATCCATGGGGACATGAACATCATTCTCTGGCCAATTCAG AGTGGCACTCTGCACTTCTGTGGCTTCCAAGTCTTGGAACCTCAACTGACATATAGCATTGGGCACACTCCCGAGGATGCCCGAGTTCAGATCCTGGAAGGATGGAAGAAACGCCTGGAGAATATTTGGGATGAGATGCCACTGTATTTTGCTCCAAGTAGCCTCTTTGACCTAAATTTCCAGGCAGGATTCTTAATGAAAAAGGAGGTGCAGGATGAGCAGAAAAGTAAGAAATTTGGCCTTTCTGTGGGCCATCACTTGGGCAAGTCCATCCCAATGGACAACCAGATCAAAGCCATAAAATAA